In a single window of the Hoyosella subflava DQS3-9A1 genome:
- a CDS encoding bifunctional proline dehydrogenase/L-glutamate gamma-semialdehyde dehydrogenase, translating to MSTIKDNSAAVLPQDLTDEAIQLVRHWLTEGAKYPVDRSAEQLAGVLNDPNGLDFTVGFVDGVIRPEDPRVAAANLKALAPKVPAFLPWYMKLAVTLGGILAVLAPKLVIPVTRKVLRHMVGHLIVDATDAKLGKTIGKIKRDGIHLNINLLGEAILGESEAARRLDGTRRLLARDDVDYVSIKVSSTVAPHNHWAFDEAVTHVVENLTPLYRQAANASPKRKFINLDMEEYKDLDLTIAVFTELLDKPEFRDLEAGIVLQAYLPDALPAMIHLQQWASDRVATGGAPIKVRVVKGANLPMEMADAELHGWPLATWHTKRQSDTSYKAVLNYALRPEHTRNVRIGVAGHNLFDVALAWLLAQARGVTDGIEFEMLLGMATGQAEAVRKDVGSLLLYTPVVHPREFDVAIAYLIRRLEEGASKENFMSAVFELDKNEALFEREKQRFIASVNELTDDIPEPHRIQDRREPQAPGLREGFKNTPDTDPDLPGNRAWGRDIAERMQTSQLGIATSENNWVGSAEELDTIMSRGVSAAEEWQSLGANERAAILHRAGDVLESKRADLLEVMGAECGKTIDQGDPEVSEAIDFAHYYAERGRDLEHVDGAQFVPSKLTVVTPPWNFPTAIPAGSTLSALASGSAVVIKPAHQAKRTGAVMVEALWEAGVPRDVLQYVQLGERELGAQFVSHPSVDRLILTGAYDTAKLFRSFRRDLPLLAETSGKNAIIVTPSADYDLAAKDVAYSAFGHAGQKCSAASLVILVGSVATSQRFRNQLLDAVRSLKVGSPWDLQTQVGPVIEPAQGKLLRGLTTLGEGESWVIKPKQLDELGKVWSPGIREGVKRGSEYHMTEYFGPILGIMTAPSLEEAVNFVNDIEYGLTSGLHSLDRDEVAYWLSTVEAGNLYINRGITGAIVQRQPFGGWKKSAIGAGTKAGGPNYLIGMGTWLDSPVSTTGDLGDTQAALLSAVRNALSAEDVDWLRDALSTDAAIWTAEFGRAQDKTGLQCERNLLRYRPVPVTVRYEAASSGHGAAELVRVVAAGLQAASVVTVSSSSALPEQVKLALTARGVTVEVEDNDQWAAHVARLAARTGPHSSVRIRLIGGDYQAAAEAAEGKPDVAIYAAPVVSAGRVELLPFLHEQAVSITAHRYGTPNHLTEGLI from the coding sequence GTGAGCACGATCAAGGACAACAGCGCAGCGGTTCTCCCGCAGGACCTCACTGACGAAGCTATTCAGCTCGTTCGCCATTGGCTCACGGAGGGCGCGAAATATCCCGTTGACCGGTCTGCCGAGCAACTCGCCGGGGTTCTTAACGACCCGAACGGCCTCGACTTCACCGTCGGGTTCGTTGACGGTGTCATTCGCCCAGAAGATCCGCGCGTCGCGGCGGCGAACCTCAAAGCTCTCGCACCGAAGGTTCCCGCCTTCTTGCCGTGGTACATGAAGCTTGCGGTTACGCTTGGCGGCATACTTGCGGTTCTCGCGCCGAAGCTCGTGATTCCAGTAACGCGGAAAGTTCTGCGGCACATGGTCGGCCATCTGATCGTCGACGCCACCGATGCCAAACTCGGCAAAACTATCGGGAAGATCAAGCGGGACGGGATCCATCTCAACATCAACCTTCTTGGTGAGGCCATTCTCGGCGAGTCAGAAGCCGCCCGTCGTCTCGACGGGACACGTCGTCTCCTTGCCCGAGATGACGTCGACTATGTGTCGATCAAGGTGTCCTCCACCGTCGCGCCGCACAACCATTGGGCCTTCGATGAGGCTGTCACTCATGTTGTCGAAAATCTGACTCCCCTCTACCGCCAAGCCGCGAACGCGTCCCCTAAGCGGAAGTTCATCAACTTGGATATGGAGGAATACAAAGATCTCGACCTGACGATCGCGGTCTTCACCGAGCTTCTCGACAAGCCCGAGTTTCGCGACCTCGAGGCGGGAATCGTCCTACAGGCCTATCTGCCCGATGCGCTTCCAGCCATGATCCACCTCCAGCAGTGGGCATCTGACCGCGTCGCCACGGGGGGCGCTCCCATCAAGGTCCGCGTCGTTAAGGGCGCGAACCTTCCCATGGAAATGGCTGACGCGGAACTGCACGGCTGGCCGCTCGCCACCTGGCACACCAAACGCCAGTCCGATACGTCATACAAGGCTGTGCTCAACTATGCGCTGCGTCCCGAACACACTCGCAACGTTCGCATCGGAGTTGCCGGGCACAACCTCTTCGACGTAGCGCTCGCCTGGCTGCTCGCGCAGGCCCGTGGAGTCACTGACGGCATCGAATTCGAAATGCTGCTCGGCATGGCGACAGGTCAGGCGGAGGCAGTGCGGAAAGACGTCGGTTCCCTCCTTCTCTACACCCCTGTGGTCCACCCTCGCGAGTTCGACGTCGCGATCGCTTACCTGATCCGCCGTCTCGAAGAGGGCGCGTCCAAAGAGAACTTCATGTCCGCCGTATTCGAGCTCGACAAGAATGAAGCACTGTTCGAGCGGGAGAAGCAGCGCTTCATCGCATCCGTCAACGAGCTCACCGACGACATTCCTGAACCGCACCGAATTCAGGATCGTCGCGAGCCTCAGGCACCGGGGCTGCGCGAAGGCTTCAAGAACACTCCTGACACCGACCCGGACTTGCCTGGGAACCGGGCGTGGGGCCGCGACATCGCAGAAAGAATGCAGACTTCCCAGCTCGGTATCGCGACCTCCGAAAATAACTGGGTAGGTTCAGCTGAAGAGCTCGACACCATCATGTCGCGCGGCGTGTCGGCTGCTGAAGAATGGCAGTCACTCGGAGCGAATGAACGCGCCGCGATCCTGCACCGCGCCGGTGACGTTCTCGAGTCGAAGCGCGCAGACCTCCTTGAAGTCATGGGCGCAGAGTGCGGCAAGACGATCGATCAGGGCGACCCTGAGGTGTCTGAAGCGATCGATTTCGCCCACTACTATGCCGAGCGGGGCCGCGACCTCGAACACGTCGACGGCGCCCAGTTCGTGCCATCGAAGCTGACGGTCGTGACGCCGCCGTGGAATTTCCCCACAGCCATTCCAGCGGGATCCACGCTGTCCGCCCTCGCTTCCGGATCCGCCGTCGTCATCAAGCCAGCACATCAGGCGAAGCGCACCGGCGCCGTGATGGTCGAAGCGCTCTGGGAAGCGGGCGTGCCGCGCGACGTGCTGCAGTATGTCCAGCTAGGTGAGCGCGAACTAGGTGCTCAGTTCGTGTCACACCCGTCAGTGGATCGGCTGATCCTCACCGGCGCATACGACACCGCGAAGTTGTTCCGCTCCTTCCGGCGTGACCTCCCCTTGCTGGCGGAGACCTCCGGAAAGAACGCGATCATCGTGACGCCGTCTGCTGATTACGACCTCGCCGCGAAAGACGTCGCCTACTCGGCCTTCGGGCATGCTGGACAGAAGTGCTCAGCCGCCTCGCTGGTCATTCTGGTGGGGTCTGTCGCGACCTCGCAGCGTTTCCGGAACCAGCTGCTCGACGCGGTGCGCTCGCTTAAAGTCGGCTCTCCGTGGGACCTCCAAACACAGGTCGGGCCAGTTATCGAACCCGCACAAGGGAAACTGCTGCGGGGTCTGACCACATTGGGCGAGGGCGAGTCGTGGGTCATTAAGCCCAAACAACTCGACGAATTGGGCAAGGTCTGGAGCCCCGGTATTCGGGAGGGCGTTAAGCGCGGGTCCGAGTACCACATGACGGAGTACTTCGGCCCCATCCTTGGCATTATGACGGCGCCGTCCCTGGAAGAAGCCGTGAACTTCGTGAACGATATCGAGTACGGCCTCACCTCTGGCCTCCATTCGCTGGACCGCGACGAGGTCGCCTACTGGCTCAGCACCGTTGAGGCCGGCAACTTGTACATCAACCGTGGCATCACGGGAGCGATCGTGCAGCGTCAACCGTTCGGCGGATGGAAAAAGTCCGCAATCGGGGCCGGGACGAAAGCGGGTGGACCGAACTACCTGATCGGCATGGGCACGTGGCTCGACAGTCCCGTCAGCACAACTGGGGACCTCGGCGATACGCAGGCCGCACTACTGTCAGCCGTGCGGAACGCCCTGTCGGCTGAAGACGTGGACTGGCTGCGCGACGCGCTGTCGACCGACGCGGCGATCTGGACCGCTGAGTTCGGAAGGGCGCAGGACAAGACCGGATTGCAGTGCGAACGCAACCTGCTGCGTTACCGGCCGGTTCCCGTCACCGTCCGGTACGAGGCCGCAAGCTCCGGCCACGGTGCAGCAGAACTTGTGCGTGTTGTAGCAGCGGGACTGCAGGCCGCGTCAGTGGTAACCGTAAGCAGTTCGTCAGCCCTGCCTGAGCAGGTGAAGCTGGCTCTCACCGCGCGCGGTGTCACTGTTGAGGTCGAGGACAATGACCAGTGGGCTGCGCACGTTGCACGCCTGGCCGCACGGACGGGACCGCATTCCAGTGTCCGCATCCGTCTCATCGGTGGCGACTACCAGGCCGCTGCAGAAGCCGCCGAAGGTAAGCCCGACGTGGCGATCTATGCGGCACCCGTGGTGTCAGCAGGACGAGTAGAGCTTCTGCCGTTCTTACACGAGCAGGCCGTGTCGATCACGGCACATCGCTACGGGACGCCAAACCATCTGACCGAGGGATTGATCTGA
- a CDS encoding alanine/glycine:cation symporter family protein, which produces MERTIDVITTVNEWYWYLPLTILVLSGIVYTIWSKGAQIRLFGEMVRVIKEPSLVMENGRKGLSSFQAFTISAAARVGTGNVAGVAIAITLGGPGAVFWMWMLALIGAATSFVESTLGQLYKFKDRDSYRGGPAYYISRGLGKRWPAVLFAVVTIITYGLVFNTVQANTIADSISNSVGNTEPLFLAGIGVAVAALLALVIFGGVRRIAHVTQVLVPVLALSYVGLGLVVVALNIPEVPGMVWLIIENAFGFREVVAGGLGAALLHGMQRGLYSNEAGMGSIPNVSATAAVSHPAKQGLVQSLGVYFDTLLICSMTAFIILLAEPDFGEREGATLTQHALSVQFGDWAIHFLTVVIFILAFSSLLGNYYIGYANLEFLTRSPRALLWFRLAIIGCAFLGSIAALDLVWEMANLTMGIMVLINLLAIAPLAVITFRLLDHYVAQRKQGLDPTFAVAEMPELKGVECWGHENESEPTRAQ; this is translated from the coding sequence ATGGAACGGACTATTGACGTCATTACGACCGTCAACGAGTGGTACTGGTACCTCCCGCTGACGATTCTGGTGCTCTCGGGCATCGTCTACACAATCTGGTCGAAAGGCGCCCAGATTCGGCTGTTCGGCGAGATGGTGCGCGTCATCAAAGAACCCTCCCTGGTGATGGAAAATGGCCGCAAAGGCCTGTCGTCCTTCCAGGCGTTCACGATTTCGGCTGCCGCGCGCGTAGGTACAGGCAACGTGGCTGGCGTCGCTATCGCCATCACCCTCGGTGGCCCGGGCGCGGTGTTCTGGATGTGGATGCTTGCACTGATCGGTGCTGCCACCTCCTTCGTTGAGTCGACGCTAGGGCAGTTGTATAAGTTCAAAGATCGCGACAGCTACCGTGGTGGGCCTGCGTATTACATCTCCCGAGGGCTCGGAAAGCGCTGGCCAGCAGTGCTTTTTGCGGTTGTCACAATCATCACCTACGGTCTTGTTTTCAACACGGTGCAGGCGAACACGATCGCTGACTCGATCTCGAACTCCGTGGGAAATACTGAGCCGCTTTTCCTCGCGGGGATCGGCGTTGCGGTCGCGGCACTACTGGCTCTCGTCATCTTCGGCGGTGTGCGCCGGATCGCCCATGTCACTCAGGTATTGGTGCCCGTACTCGCACTGTCTTATGTTGGTCTCGGGCTCGTCGTCGTCGCACTCAACATTCCCGAGGTGCCGGGCATGGTGTGGCTCATCATCGAGAACGCATTCGGTTTCCGGGAAGTCGTTGCGGGTGGTCTCGGCGCCGCACTCCTGCATGGCATGCAGCGTGGTCTCTACTCGAATGAGGCCGGAATGGGCTCCATTCCGAATGTGAGCGCGACGGCCGCGGTGTCCCACCCGGCTAAGCAAGGGCTGGTGCAGTCACTCGGCGTCTATTTCGACACCTTGCTGATTTGCAGCATGACGGCATTCATCATCCTCCTCGCGGAACCTGATTTCGGTGAGCGTGAAGGCGCTACGCTGACTCAGCACGCGCTATCGGTACAGTTCGGTGACTGGGCAATCCACTTCCTGACTGTCGTGATCTTCATTCTCGCTTTCAGTTCGCTCCTCGGGAATTACTACATCGGGTATGCAAACCTCGAGTTCCTGACGAGGTCACCGCGAGCGCTGTTGTGGTTCCGTCTCGCGATCATCGGATGCGCGTTTCTCGGTTCGATCGCGGCTCTCGATCTCGTCTGGGAGATGGCGAACCTCACGATGGGAATCATGGTCCTGATCAACTTGCTTGCCATTGCACCGCTCGCAGTGATCACTTTCCGGCTGCTCGATCACTACGTCGCACAGCGTAAGCAGGGCTTGGATCCCACGTTCGCCGTAGCTGAAATGCCGGAGCTGAAGGGTGTCGAGTGCTGGGGTCATGAAAATGAAAGCGAACCCACACGAGCCCAGTAG
- a CDS encoding sodium:solute symporter family transporter, giving the protein MCSSALVEDIYRIFGKDVTSQRLVLLGRLGVLTVAIVAMLITINPRGTILELVGFAWAGFGAAFGPIIILSLFWRKFTSTGALAGMLTGVVVVGIWGNIDALASVMYEIVPGFADARWCPLSCL; this is encoded by the coding sequence GTGTGTTCCTCGGCGCTGGTCGAGGATATCTACCGGATATTCGGCAAGGACGTCACCAGTCAGCGCCTCGTACTGCTAGGGCGGCTCGGCGTCCTGACTGTCGCGATAGTTGCCATGCTGATCACAATCAACCCGCGGGGTACGATTCTCGAACTCGTCGGGTTCGCGTGGGCGGGCTTCGGCGCCGCTTTCGGCCCGATCATCATTCTTTCGCTGTTCTGGCGGAAATTCACCTCGACCGGAGCTCTCGCTGGCATGCTCACCGGCGTGGTTGTGGTCGGCATTTGGGGCAACATCGATGCACTCGCGAGCGTGATGTACGAGATCGTGCCGGGCTTTGCAGATGCGAGGTGGTGTCCGTTGTCGTGTCTCTGA
- a CDS encoding LysR family transcriptional regulator yields MLDVHRLSLLRELSIRGTISEVAAAMSYSPSSVSQQLSILEREAGVVLLRKSGRRLQLTPQAVLLVDHATELLDCLERAEAALAASSVTVTGTVRLAVFQTAALALIPQALQLLRERHANVRIEMVQHEPETALHETWARDFDLVVAEQYPGHAAPHYAGLDRQLLTGDAIRLALPPVDSAAADFGAVRGLDAASELPWVMEPSGSASRHWAEQACRQAGFEPDVRFETADLQAHVRLVESGNAVAFLPDLVWVGREPRARLLGLEGDPRRTIFTAIRASSARHPAVRAIRNALEETARDLASLW; encoded by the coding sequence ATGCTCGATGTTCACCGTCTGAGCTTGTTGAGGGAACTCAGCATTCGCGGCACGATTTCCGAGGTCGCAGCTGCCATGAGCTACAGTCCCTCCTCTGTGTCACAGCAGCTTTCGATCTTGGAGCGGGAGGCCGGTGTCGTGCTGTTGCGCAAATCTGGCCGGCGCCTGCAGTTGACCCCTCAGGCTGTTCTTCTCGTCGACCACGCCACCGAACTTCTCGACTGCCTGGAGCGCGCCGAGGCGGCACTGGCAGCTTCGAGCGTTACTGTCACTGGCACCGTGCGGCTGGCGGTGTTTCAGACCGCGGCGCTTGCACTCATTCCGCAGGCCCTTCAATTGCTCCGTGAACGTCATGCAAACGTCCGCATCGAAATGGTGCAGCACGAGCCTGAAACGGCACTGCACGAAACCTGGGCCCGGGATTTCGATCTCGTTGTTGCAGAGCAGTACCCGGGGCACGCCGCGCCGCACTACGCAGGCCTTGATCGTCAATTGCTTACGGGGGATGCGATTCGGCTCGCGCTGCCGCCGGTCGACAGTGCCGCCGCGGACTTCGGCGCCGTTCGCGGACTCGATGCCGCAAGTGAACTGCCGTGGGTGATGGAGCCAAGTGGTTCCGCGTCCCGCCATTGGGCCGAGCAAGCATGCAGGCAGGCGGGATTTGAACCCGACGTCCGCTTCGAAACCGCCGACTTGCAGGCGCACGTCCGGCTCGTGGAGTCCGGGAACGCGGTCGCGTTTCTCCCTGATCTTGTGTGGGTCGGCAGGGAGCCGCGTGCCCGGCTGCTCGGGCTTGAAGGCGACCCACGGCGCACAATCTTCACCGCCATCCGGGCTTCGAGCGCGCGGCACCCTGCGGTGCGTGCAATTCGCAATGCGTTGGAAGAAACCGCGCGGGATCTCGCGAGCCTCTGGTAG
- a CDS encoding sodium:solute symporter family transporter yields the protein MRWKKPRGISRASGSFLAVISAAAWGLGYFGQPHIIVRFMALRSSADAKSGRRIGIRLSHRS from the coding sequence ATGCGTTGGAAGAAACCGCGCGGGATCTCGCGAGCCTCTGGTAGCTTCCTCGCGGTCATCTCGGCTGCGGCCTGGGGCCTCGGGTACTTCGGTCAGCCGCATATCATCGTGCGCTTCATGGCGCTGAGGTCCTCTGCCGACGCCAAATCCGGTCGCCGGATCGGCATCAGACTATCTCATCGCAGCTGA
- a CDS encoding lytic transglycosylase domain-containing protein translates to MKLPAIFAASAIVTLGAAATIHQTSMADTSAPSADVAANETLPEGESPNGEAGPASAVEDDAPPLPAPVPAEFAEWIIKASGECEGVTPGQIAAQLFAESTFRVDAVSYANAQGPAQFTPETWEAWGTDADGDGVKDPFSIPDSVMAQAKYMCHNLESVEQAIHDGKAEGDAVDLALASYNAGFGAILRFGGMPSGGDYTTQTQPYVEKIRDLEQAFNAYFEARV, encoded by the coding sequence ATGAAACTTCCTGCAATTTTCGCCGCATCCGCAATCGTCACTCTTGGCGCCGCCGCCACCATCCATCAGACGTCGATGGCAGATACATCAGCGCCGTCGGCTGACGTTGCAGCAAACGAAACCCTCCCCGAGGGCGAGAGTCCGAATGGTGAAGCCGGCCCCGCGAGCGCTGTAGAGGACGACGCCCCTCCGCTTCCCGCACCCGTTCCCGCAGAATTCGCCGAATGGATTATCAAAGCGAGTGGTGAGTGCGAGGGCGTCACTCCCGGCCAGATCGCCGCGCAACTGTTTGCGGAGTCAACCTTTCGCGTAGATGCAGTCAGTTACGCGAATGCACAGGGCCCTGCCCAGTTCACGCCCGAGACATGGGAGGCGTGGGGCACCGACGCCGATGGCGATGGGGTCAAGGATCCCTTCAGCATCCCCGACTCTGTGATGGCGCAGGCGAAATACATGTGCCACAACCTCGAAAGCGTCGAGCAGGCAATCCACGATGGGAAAGCCGAAGGCGACGCTGTGGACCTAGCACTCGCGTCCTACAACGCCGGATTTGGCGCCATCCTCCGGTTCGGCGGGATGCCCAGCGGCGGCGACTACACCACCCAGACACAGCCCTACGTCGAAAAGATCCGGGACCTCGAGCAGGCATTCAACGCTTACTTCGAAGCCAGGGTCTGA
- a CDS encoding HAD-IG family 5'-nucleotidase, with translation MTEPARRVYANRTLNLRSVEAIGYDMDYTLLHYRTAEWEGAAFEHARRVLAKRGYPVQDLVFETDRYLQGLVLDLDLGNLVKATRFGYVIQAQHGTKKLNFNELRRTYNGVFIDLSEPRFRFLNTLFSISEAALYAQLVDLLDAGHIKGPVGYDELFKVVSSALDVSHTMGELKAEITADPDRFCDFDPAIAETLMDQRLAGKRLLLITNSEWTYTRAMMSYAFDRHVPSGNWRDLFDIVVVAAAKPRFFSESPPVFRVVDPERNLLEPHQGLMEPGGVYYGGCARLVEQSLELDGAQILYVGDHLFGDVHVSKSVLRWRTALIMSELEAEIADAARFADDEMQLRKLMVIKESLEDELSHARLARSRAAASAEPAREADATMSSLYDAIRELDQQIAPLAQAAGALGNPTWGPLMRAGNDKSLFARQVEKFADVYTSRVSNFGQHTPYAFLRATRTSLPHDVTAVGFTEHGEE, from the coding sequence GTGACAGAACCTGCTCGTCGTGTGTACGCGAACCGGACACTGAACCTACGCTCGGTCGAGGCGATCGGGTACGACATGGATTACACGTTGCTGCATTACCGAACAGCAGAGTGGGAAGGTGCTGCTTTCGAGCATGCGCGCCGGGTACTCGCGAAGCGCGGCTACCCGGTCCAGGACCTCGTTTTCGAAACCGATCGGTATCTGCAGGGGCTCGTACTTGACCTGGATCTTGGGAACCTCGTGAAGGCCACGCGGTTTGGCTACGTCATCCAGGCGCAGCACGGTACCAAAAAACTGAATTTCAATGAACTGAGGCGCACGTACAACGGCGTGTTCATCGACTTGTCCGAACCGCGTTTCCGCTTCCTCAACACGCTCTTCTCCATATCCGAGGCAGCGTTGTACGCACAGCTCGTCGACCTTCTCGACGCTGGACACATAAAGGGGCCGGTCGGTTACGACGAACTGTTCAAGGTCGTCTCGTCGGCGCTGGATGTGTCCCATACGATGGGTGAGCTCAAAGCGGAGATCACCGCTGACCCCGATCGATTCTGTGATTTCGATCCCGCCATCGCGGAGACGCTGATGGACCAGCGTCTTGCGGGCAAAAGGCTTCTTCTCATCACGAACAGCGAGTGGACCTACACCCGGGCAATGATGAGCTATGCATTCGATCGGCACGTCCCCAGTGGGAACTGGCGTGATCTGTTCGACATCGTAGTTGTCGCGGCGGCCAAACCTCGCTTCTTTTCGGAAAGCCCTCCCGTCTTCCGCGTCGTCGACCCGGAGCGGAACCTTCTCGAGCCCCACCAGGGCTTGATGGAACCGGGAGGTGTCTACTACGGCGGATGCGCACGACTAGTGGAGCAGAGCCTCGAACTCGACGGTGCCCAGATTCTCTACGTTGGCGACCACCTGTTCGGTGACGTCCATGTCTCGAAATCGGTTCTGCGGTGGCGTACCGCGCTGATTATGAGCGAACTCGAAGCAGAGATCGCGGACGCCGCTAGGTTCGCTGACGACGAGATGCAGCTACGCAAACTCATGGTCATTAAGGAAAGCCTTGAGGACGAATTGTCCCATGCGCGCCTCGCTCGCTCGCGTGCTGCGGCGAGCGCTGAACCTGCGAGGGAAGCCGACGCAACGATGAGTTCCCTCTATGACGCTATCCGCGAACTCGATCAGCAGATCGCCCCTCTCGCGCAAGCAGCAGGCGCTCTTGGCAACCCTACGTGGGGCCCGCTAATGCGCGCGGGGAACGACAAGAGCCTATTCGCCCGGCAGGTCGAGAAGTTTGCGGACGTCTACACCTCACGAGTGTCTAACTTCGGCCAGCACACTCCCTACGCCTTCTTGCGTGCCACGCGGACAAGCCTTCCCCACGACGTAACTGCGGTCGGCTTCACGGAGCACGGCGAGGAATGA